TAAACTTTCCTTGCGAACATGGCTTTTGCCTCCGATGGCCCTTCGGATGGCGCCAACTCCGGCACATTGTGTTGTGGTGGTGGTGCATGCATACCCTTTTTGAAGCAGGTGCATTTGGAGAGTATGCAGAATCCGCCGTCGAACCGCCCCTTTTGGCAACTCTTCATGCATTCCTTCCAGTCCATGCATCCGTGGTTGTAATCCTTGTTCATGGAGGAGAAAAGCTGATGGAAAGCCTCCGCACCTGCATCAGAGAGTTTAACACCCAGAACTTTAATTAATACATGTACTTGCATGATACCACTATGATCAATTTGCCAAATGCACACACATATATAAATTTCATAAAAATGTGTAACCCATGAGCTTATGATATATATGTACGTATATGTATAAATTGGAGTTAATATATGATCTTACGATAGTATCTGAACTTA
The Triticum aestivum cultivar Chinese Spring unplaced genomic scaffold, IWGSC CS RefSeq v2.1 scaffold29272, whole genome shotgun sequence DNA segment above includes these coding regions:
- the LOC123177587 gene encoding uncharacterized protein, whose translation is MAFNRAQFLVAFVLGLLLMCHGAEAFHQLFSSMNKDYNHGCMDWKECMKSCQKGRFDGGFCILSKCTCFKKGMHAPPPQHNVPELAPSEGPSEAKAMFARKVYMGTGN